Below is a genomic region from Burkholderia pyrrocinia.
ACGGGCTCGCGATGGTCGCGCAACTCCCAGTTGCGGTTGTCGACGCTCGCGACCGTGCCCGTGCGCATCACGCGCTTCAGTTCGACGCCTTCGAGCCGCGTGACGTCGGCCACCGCGCGCTCGAGCGCGAGCTGCACTTCGGCGAGCGCCGGAATCGGCACCCACAGCGGCAGGTCGGCGTCGAGCACGTGATCCTCGCGCACGTAACCGTGCGCCAGCACGTAGTCGCCGAGGCGCTGCGTGTTGCGCAGCCCCGCGCAGTGACCGAGCATCACCCATGCGTGCGGACGCAGCACCGCGATGTGGTCGGTGATCGTCTTCGCGTTCGACGGGCCGACGCCGATGTTGACCATCGTGATCCCGCTGCCGTCCGCGCGCTTCAGGTGATACGCGGGCATCTGCGGCAGGCGCGGCGGCGCGGAGCCCTCGGCCGGCTCGCTGCCGAGGTTCGCGTTGTACGTGACGACATCGCCCGGCTCGACGAACGAACTGTACTGGCTGCGGTACGCGCGCACCTCGGGATCGGTGCTTTCCGTCATCATCATGCGGCCGAGCTTCACGAACTCGTCGATGTAGAACTGGTAGTTCGTGTAGAGCACGTAGTTCTGGAAATGCGTGGGCGACGTCGCCGTGTAGTGACGCAGCCGGTGCAGCGAGAAGTCGACGCGCGCGGCCGTGAACAGCGCGAGCGGATGCGGCTCGCCCGGTGCCGGTTCGAACGTGCCGTTGACGATGCGGTCGTCGAGATACGACAGGTCGGGCGTGTCGAAGATGTCGCGCATCGCGAGCAGGCGGTCGCGGTCGAGCTCGCCTTCGAGATGGATGCCTTCCGGAAACGCAAAATGGATCGGAATCGGCTGCGACGACACGCCGATCTCGATCTTGACATGGTGGTTCTTCGACAGCAGGCGCAGTTGCTCGCGATAGTAGTTCGCGAAGAGATCGGGGCGCGTGACCGTCGTCTCGAACACGCCGGGGCCGGCGACGAAGCCGTACGAGCGGCGCGAATCGACGTGCGTGTTGACGTCGGTGCGGATCCGCACGAACGGGTAGCACGCGCGCACGTGCTCGATAATCGGTTCGTGGCGGCGATACCGCGCGAATGCGTCGCGCAGGAAACCCGTATTCGTGTCGTAAATGGCGGACAGCCGCCCGACGGCGGCGATCGGATCGTCGAAAGCCTCGACCGACGGGCTTTCGGGCGTCAGCACACGGTGCCGGCGGCTCAAATCGTTCTTCATTTGTATCACCTCGTCTGATCCGACGACATTACCACGGAACCCGGTCACTCTCATGGCCGCCCGTACGCACGCCAGGGCCGGATACCGCGCAGTATTTGCTAAAATCCGTGGGTTCACTGGAGACTCATCATGAAGCCGCTCATTCTCGTCGCCGCTGCCGCCGCGTTTGCCGCCGCCAGCGTCGCTTACGCCGCCGGCACCACGCCTGACGCCGACGCGCAGGCCCGGGCCGAGGCCAACGAAGCCGCCGGCCTGCCCGATCTCCGCAAAATCAACCGGCCGGGTGCCGAAGTCACGTCGAAAGTCGACTTCGCCGACATTCGCCGCACGCCGAGCTTCCATGAAAAGAGCAAGAACGGCACCGAGGTCACCGAATACCGCGACCGTGGCAAGCCGGTCGAGATCGACGTGAAGTCGAACTTCGGCACGCGCTACCAGATGAGCTCGACGCCCGACACGTCGCCGAAGCCGCACGACGCGGGCGTCCCGATCACGCGCCTGCCGTCGCTGAACCTGCGCTACTGATTCCGTCGCGCCGCGTCGATCGCGGCGCGCCGCCCCCCCTTCACCTGCTGTCGCGACGCACGCCGCCCGCGTGCCGACACCCTGACCTGACGCATCCCGCATGGCCGTTTTCACTGCTGTTTCCGACTCCGATCTCGCGCAATGGATGCGCCACTACGAACTGGGCGACGTGCTTGCGTTCCGCGGCATTCCGTCCGGTATCGAAAACAGCAATTTCTTCCTGACGACGACGCGCGGCGAGTACGTCCTCACGATCTTCGAAAAGCTGACGGCGCAACAGTTGCCGTTCTACCTCGACCTGATGCGCCACCTGGCCGGCCACGGCGTGCCGGTGCCGGATCCGATCCCGCGCGACGACGGCGCGCTGTTCGGCGAGCTGCACGGCAAGCCGGCCGCGATCGTCACGAAGCTCGACGGCGCGGCCGAACTCGCGCCGGGGGTCGAACACTGCATCGAGGTCGGGCAGATGCTTGCGCGCCTGCACCTCGCAGGGCGCGATTACCCGCGCAACCAGCCGAACCTGCGCAGCCTGCCGTGGTGGCAGGAGAACGTGCCGGCGATCGTGCCGTTCATCACGGACGCGCAACGCACGCTGCTCGAAGGCGAGCTCGCGCACCAGGCGGCCTTCTTCGCGTCGGCCGACTACGCGGCGCTGCCGGCCGGGCCGTGCCATTGCGACCTGTTCCGCGACAACGTGCTGTTCGCGCACGCGGCGCCGGGCACCGGCCG
It encodes:
- a CDS encoding AMP nucleosidase, whose amino-acid sequence is MKNDLSRRHRVLTPESPSVEAFDDPIAAVGRLSAIYDTNTGFLRDAFARYRRHEPIIEHVRACYPFVRIRTDVNTHVDSRRSYGFVAGPGVFETTVTRPDLFANYYREQLRLLSKNHHVKIEIGVSSQPIPIHFAFPEGIHLEGELDRDRLLAMRDIFDTPDLSYLDDRIVNGTFEPAPGEPHPLALFTAARVDFSLHRLRHYTATSPTHFQNYVLYTNYQFYIDEFVKLGRMMMTESTDPEVRAYRSQYSSFVEPGDVVTYNANLGSEPAEGSAPPRLPQMPAYHLKRADGSGITMVNIGVGPSNAKTITDHIAVLRPHAWVMLGHCAGLRNTQRLGDYVLAHGYVREDHVLDADLPLWVPIPALAEVQLALERAVADVTRLEGVELKRVMRTGTVASVDNRNWELRDHREPVQRLSQSRAIALDMESATIAANGFRFRVPYGTLLCVSDKPLHGELKLPGMADTFYRGQVDQHLQIGVKAMEILRTNGLDKLHSRKLRSFAEVAFQ
- a CDS encoding homoserine kinase, yielding MAVFTAVSDSDLAQWMRHYELGDVLAFRGIPSGIENSNFFLTTTRGEYVLTIFEKLTAQQLPFYLDLMRHLAGHGVPVPDPIPRDDGALFGELHGKPAAIVTKLDGAAELAPGVEHCIEVGQMLARLHLAGRDYPRNQPNLRSLPWWQENVPAIVPFITDAQRTLLEGELAHQAAFFASADYAALPAGPCHCDLFRDNVLFAHAAPGTGRDVRLGGFFDFYFAGCDKWLFDVAVTVNDWCVDLATGVLDVARADALLRAYQTVRPFTAEERRHWSDMLRAGAYRFWVSRLYDFYLPRAAEMLKPHDPGHFERILRERIAHTPALPEIQTACN